AACAGTGGCAGTGAAACTTGTTGTTACAAACTCTGTAGCAGTTGGAAACTCAGGAACTGCAACAGAAACTATTACGTTTGTTGCAGCCACCCCTTCCGCTTCAGGAGATGACGCTATATATGTCAAAGCCTTCCTGTATGTTGGTCAACAGGTAAGAACTTGACAatgtaaatgtatacaaataaaccaaaattCTCATCCCCCAATTCAGTTTTTGAACACTAGAGAATCTTAAAATCTccttttgaaatatgtaataaaattgtctcgaggttaagtggtagagaggactttatagtcctaacttcgcctcttataaagacattttttatttcattttaatggcAGCAAAAACAGTGAAGTACAtgttttctttgtttcacaagcagtcacgtttatttttgaaaacaagtaAGGtgagtaaatgttattgttttgttgtaattatattaatattttatacattagtttctaagattgaaaactagcTAAAACacattgttctttgaaatatctattatgttatttggtatgacattttgctttcagtcctttggatggtcggtcatgaatatcgatgattccatATCATTTGATTCCATGGCACATTCTCTAATGGCtttctgctgcactattcccttctgcttgcagAAAACGAATAACACTCCTCAACTTACATTTGGTGGGAGAATCAATAAAGACAAccatattactaaatgttaataaaaacactacttttttatTGGACTAtatatattggacaaacaaaaagaacaataaaaacatgatttaaagagcatttatcacacacaaaatatggaagagttgacaaatctgctgtagccaagcattgcattgaatcaggacacagaacatcgattaaaaatctaaaattaataaaagaaataacaaaaccaatgaacttgaatgcttgggaaacactatacataaacagaaataaagaaaaactcatgaacaatgaagagagccctattgaaaattccaatcttctttcttctcaatttattcaaaaattaaactctagtcaaatctaatttttcatactggctgaaatatttccaaaatttttgtatttacatttttacaccatatattattttaatattaattgtaacaatgtgtaaatatttatttgtggagttgcctgaagatgaaacctttggtttcgaaaagcctcgtccaaaaaataaataatttggaaaaagtagtgtgtttattaacatttagtaatatttaaagaattttccaattgctccaagagtctacaaaaACAACCATGTTTATGCAGGACAGCGCAAACTAGCTACTTGAACTCGGCTGTGATAAATGTTGCAGCGGGAAAGATGTGTGATTGACTACTGCGCACATTGCAGACCTGCCATATGTCTGGCTATCTAGGCATGAGATCAGAGGTTGAAAATCAAATGGCTCTCATAATAACCTATTGTTACAGCCGAGTGACTCCAGCAGTCCAGACCTCAGCTACAGTATCACTGGAGACTGCAGGAATGCCAACACTCCTTCCACATGCAGTTCTACAGGCTGGAGCCTCCAGGCAAACATTCAAGACAGACAATCTGGTAACtatatgtttctttaaaacagtatcattattttttttttaattagcagcACAATCTCACACTATGAGCAATCATACAGAAATAATATGAAAGGATAGGCacaatatctttcagtgactaacCTTTGATAAGGTCAGTATTAACACAGTGACTGACACAAAACAAGAGTTACATTATTGCACtacaaatatctaaataatacaCACAGAAGGATGTGAAAGACTTGTTACCTGCCTAAAATCTAAAAGATCTTCAGCAATATGAGACTCAATATACACAACCTGGTCTGGAGGTTTAAGTCAACCACCTACAAACTGATCTACGAGCACTTAGATACAAAAATATCAACAGTTCCATCCCTTGCAAACAAACAGCCTAACACTACAGTAAGAGGAAAATGCCAACCACTAGATTATTTCACAGTTGAAACTGTATATAAAATCcaatatgaaatgtaaatattattagttgaatttcagaaataaacaattaatagacaaaattaatagagattgaagaatCTTTTGTAGATGATCTAAGGTACTACACCTTAGCTAGAATTCTTCAGTTTATGAGAGAACAGTTTCATCAAACTCTATGTTATAATAATccaaaatgttacttatttttacttcttaGTAAAAcacatgtaaatataatacatgatTAATAGACAAGAGTAGTTGTTATTTCAAGAGAAtgagtatttgaaataaaaaaactattgttatgcTCAGGCAGAGCAATTATAGCCAGGTTGATGTTTTGAGCTAGTGAGGAGGATGACTTTGTAGACTTATTCTCATACCAATCAGAATTTCTCTTAGAAGTCAAACTGGTTTGAAGGAGAAAGTTAAATCAGGAGGAACAGCAAACTACAGAAGTTTGCGTTCTCCTAACAAAAGTACTTGGGGTTCTAAACCCAGAAATTATTACTCCCAGATACCAATTTGAGGCTCCAACATACAATATATAATGAAAAGATCCTGGAATTAATACCAACATTCAAGCAGAGATTTGCTGAAGGAAAAGTTTCTATTCCTGTGATTGGCAGAAATGTGTCAccttacattttttgttacttatGTCGAAATCTGCAGTGAGGACCTGATAAATTAATCCAGGAACGCAGCAGTTAAAGGTTTAATTATTCATTGTCTTTCACAAATTGTTGAAGAAACTGTTATCGTTATCAGCAACCACATGTTCCTGAACATATTTATGGTTTGCCCTCACattttttgttaagaaaatagcaTTTTCTGAACCATATGTATAAATATGTGAtgcatgttaaatttttaataaaataataaacattccaATGTAGAATTCCAGGTTAAGAGGCAATAGCATCAATAGTCATCCAAATGATACCACATGCACAATTTTTCAAACACCATCAACTTTGGCATCTAAACAATGCAGAATTGCATATTTTCATGGTGATTTATAGACAGCATTTCAAAAGCCAAAAAATTATGTGAGAAACAACTACCAGCAGATTTTGAAGCCAGTAATGAATGTTAAGACTTTCTGGCATTTTTACCCTCAGCACTGCTGTCAACAACAGAAAGATAAATGTCTCCTTCCAAATATTGCACAATAATTAGAGCGCAGATTCTGTTTACCTTGAACGTAGGTGAGAACCAATTCTAGAACTAATTGACTCTATAATACTTcggaagatattttaaaattaatattgctgGAGTATGCATGTAATGGATAAAAgacgtttaatttatttcaaatgtttcttaACAAGTATCAATAATCCATAATAACTATGACAAATAAGagtcatacatttatatattgagTATGAACCACAGAGATTctgaccttttttattgataaactGTTTCATTTAATCCTTTCTCCAGCCAATGGCAACCTAGACATTGAAGAGGCTAGTGTAAAGTTCAAATGATACATTCCAGCATCAAATTACCCTCAAAATCCCACTCCCAAGTAGTTGGATTAATCCTATTCTATTACAAttgattaaaatcaatttttatgtGATAACATAAAGAAACGTGCCTCTTTTTACATTGCTATCTTTAAGGAGATTGTACAATGAGTTGGTTGATCTCCATTGCATGGAGTTTCTGCAAAGAGTTCATTCAGTTGAACTACCACTATGTCTAGTTACCAAAAATGACAGCACCACTTgcttttttatgtacatttttattgttcaacTAATGGTTGTTTTTGGGtgttgtttttcaatttaaaagagcAAACCATTCAAATGGAAATGAGTTACTAGGCTTTAATTTGTTTGTACTATGAATAAGGTCTGAATTTGTTATCTACAGTAAAcagagttataaaaaattatttatttatttttacaataaaacaagaaaaacacaaaaaagtgtgGACAGTAATAAGTGGTTTAAATTAAGCCGCTGCAGGAGTTGATTAGCACTTTCAACaataattacttcaaataatacaatacaagtaaATTGTTTATACCGTTGTATAAAGTAGTAAAGAAgtatcaaataatttacaaactttatccaatgtataattatatacataacaaatattttcaccTATATAGTACTCATATGCTAAAACAGATAAGATTATCAAACTATGATAATGTTACCGAAGATGCTGCAAACATACTTTACAGGAAGTTACTATGAATAAACCAGATAACAGTATTATCTAGTCTTGTATTAGCTAAATGATTATATTGCACAGAAATGTTTGCAAGATAGGGTTTGTTAACCACACAGAACCTTGCTAATGGTTCTTTCTGGTAGCCCCAGATTTCAATGAAAACCCTATACTAAGTCTGTAAAGGTAACATTAtgagtaaagtaaagaaaatagtGGAAAAATCTCAGTGAACACTCTCTCTGGAAAGCATTGGATTTCCAGCTTATTAACAAACattcacttttaaattgttataatgcaAAATGTCCATATATTAATATCACTGAGGTGCTATTGGAAACCTAAAATTCCATGTTATAAAATTTCTATCTTCTTTATCCCACGTTTGTAATCTTTTGTTATAACTGTACAAGGTGTTTTTCATCCTCGTCAATGATGCCATGAAGTCAACAGGTGTAAAAAATCGACTAACTGGCATGTGCATGTATGCTgtggtaattattgtatttttaatcatgATTTTTTATACACAATAGAGGCCTGCTGTGGTTGCAATTATAGTATTAACAGGAACTTTTACATGTTGGTGTTGACCTGTTCCCAAACACCGCTAAAATCTGTGCGAGCCATTAAAATAAGCCACTGTTATCCCACCCTAACTTTCACCACTGGACCAGGCCCGTAATTATCAAGTATCATTACAATcatcattgtttttaattttcaatctacACTTCAAGCCTCGTTATCTAATTTTTACAAAAGATTGTTCAGTTTGTGTGAGTGATATCGTGGTTTTCACAGTTCTCCCAATTGAACTTAGTTATGGAAACATGCAAAAAAAACTTGTCTTGAGCATGTCTAAAGATGATTTATGAGGAAAAcactaattttaatgttttaacaattgtgaatgttataacattgttattaaaagTATCAGAGGTTTTCCCTTATTTCCAAAGTGAAGCTGTGAAATTTTCAGCAAGCACCTAAGTAATAAGACAAAATATGAGTACCATGTTCCATGTAAATCAGTTCTGTAGTTTCATGATTTTGTGATGAGTCATTTAGTGGCATTTGGCTttaattattgcaaaatactGATTTAATCATTATTTGCTTAAATTCAATAGTGATTGTTTGAATGATTATTTCAAGTCAATCACATACCATCAACATCATagaatattaactttttttattttatacgctTTTTCAAATTTAGTTCTAACTTCATTTTACTCTACTTATTCTGTATGATTTGTTATACCTAATGGCTGTctaagatattttatttcttcacaaTTATTCTTTCTAAAACATGGCCttcttcttaaaatatatttcttgacaaataaaaataaacacaataaatacttttttttaattacacaatttaaactctggtcaaaataactttttcaattaattatgataaaaataagacTGTCACATTATGTTTTGTctataatttattacttgttatgTAATGCACTATAATacatacttaaaacaattttgtactttaTCACACATGTATTccattatatatgtattttattttaaattctatgaaatataaaaacttaatgtttGTTACACACCACATTATATTTGACATCCAAAACCTACCCCTGATTTTTTATTACCAGGAGGAatgtttttcaacaaattttgccagtaaacaaaataatttacgtacataatgaacatattttaaactaatcataaaacactattttatgacaCTTTCTGAAATTAATACTATATAACATGATGTATTTGTTTAGGTTtctacattttgttattttataaaaaatactcttCTAAGACACTCAGAAATGGCCTCTCAACAAGAAATGAAATGACTGTCAGAAGAAAGGCTGTTTTTTTTCATCTGACAGAATGAATTTATAAGATAAATCCAAGAGAAACTTAATAAAGGTGAAATCTTTGCTGTGCAGGGCTGCTCTCTGTGATAACTGTTCCAGCAGGATTTATGTTCACATCGGACTTCACGTCTGGCACTAAAGACCAAGTGAGTGGGCGGTACAGTGCCTCGTGCTGCCTTAACCTAGTGGATCTCATTGCTACAGACCTTAACGGCAATCAGTACAAGACCTCCATTGATATTAACTATGGTAATCTTTTCCATATATATTTGCATACCATAAAATCAAGGTAagattaaaaataactcaaaatggTAACTGAGATTAACAAAAAGAATCTATACACATATTTTGTAActctatttacaataaaattgtgtgATTAACAAATCAAAcgaagagtaaaaataaaactaggccgatcaataaaacattgtttgataTTGATTAAGCAGTACTTACAATATACTGTAATGAATTATAGAACATTCTAAAACAAGTATGAAATTAAGATAAACAAATCAAGTTGTTGTTGAAATATGGAAAATTAAGACAAACCAAACCATTTTGTGCCAAACACAAATTATCAACATTAATTAATAGCTCAATCTCACAATAGAAAGTCCCAACAGTAAtctaatgcaaaataaatatgtttcagtCTGGTTATCCACAGGAGCAATTACAGCAATAGTCTTGGGTTGCATCCTGTTATTGGTACTACTCATCCTCATTTGTTGTGCCATCATATTCTGTATTCGCAGACAACGCAGGACTAGCACGTTCACTATGCACTCATGACAGTGTCCTAGTGATGACTGTAGTGTTTGCGGAACAAATTTATAGTTTGGTTaacttgaaatgtttttaaaatgataaaataatatttcactccACTGTAAATACTTGAACTTGAAGAAAAATGTGTTgtactttatatttatgttattacatgtaataataagcaataaacacattacaaagatttgatacattttttatttttcctgatTATACAAACAggataaaataattgtactaatcAGAATTCTATTAATGCTAGACAGAAAACATAGTGATTTTCTGGGTACACGACTGGGTACAGGTTGTCACAAGTTTATCTAAGACGGCAACGCTCATTCCTTTGTTTAAATAGgttagtttgtttaaattataggTCAGCACTACCTACAACAGTATTCTTTTCATGAgtgaatgtttgtgtgtgtgtttcgtGTTGATGCATGTGCGCTGATGTTTTGGATTGATTTTTGTTATGAGTGCTAAATGTAAGCATACTTTTGTGACAATGGAACAACGGCTGAAAACACTAGAGTGTACAAAGGTTAATTGGTTCAAAGTATTTGTAGGGAACTTGGTGTCGGTACAAGCACGGTAAATGATTGGCGtaaaaacagaaaatacattGTGACTCTTTGTACTCAGATTGAGATGACAAAGTTCTTGCATCTCATTTTAATTCAAAGAAACCTAACAATGAGTTAGTTGATGATGCTCTATGGCTGAGGTTTTTACAAGAACGTACAGAAGAGGAATACCATCTTATGTATTTGgaatatgaaaatatgtatacagttGTTACAGAAATTTATGTATTGTTCAGATTAATTAAGATTCGATGATTACATCAATGTCTATAAGAATTCAATATAgttgataatttcaatataataaactgggtccgcttatcatactttACCCCAATATAATACACATAGtgacaatctcataaataataaagaagatATAAAGAGCAAACAaacaattagaaaaggaaataagaaaaactca
The Homalodisca vitripennis isolate AUS2020 chromosome 1, UT_GWSS_2.1, whole genome shotgun sequence DNA segment above includes these coding regions:
- the LOC124352675 gene encoding uncharacterized protein LOC124352675, with amino-acid sequence MGSSLEQSLVLALFSTLVCICNCVPNTTGLVEEAASKLNVSRRLTDLGPFRTQRIVNQAHSSATANVNSQTSLYVQLGQPVSLYFDVTNNNNWNSYFYFYCNTQTSIVQSIQPIERWIAGLDTVTVAVKLVVTNSVAVGNSGTATETITFVAATPSASGDDAIYVKAFLYVGQQPSDSSSPDLSYSITGDCRNANTPSTCSSTGWSLQANIQDRQSGLLSVITVPAGFMFTSDFTSGTKDQVSGRYSASCCLNLVDLIATDLNGNQYKTSIDINYVWLSTGAITAIVLGCILLLVLLILICCAIIFCIRRQRRTSTFTMHS